A genomic window from Erythrobacter sp. BLCC-B19 includes:
- a CDS encoding alkaline phosphatase — MTRTILAALLLSTAAVPALAEDAPKEPRAKNVILFIGDGMGIATITAARIYDGQKRGETGEENSLSFERFPNVALVKTYNTNAQVPDSAGTATAMHSGVKTRIGVLGIGPEAEKGVCRDALAHPLPLLGEEAKARGLALGIVTTTRLTHATPASVYSRSADRDWEADSTIPEGQRPEGCKDIALQLAEAQFDVAMGGGTAMFYGKDKGGRRLDPAADLPGAWAARTGGVVVRDAASLAAAPTDKPLLGLFNPSHMTFMAERKPDSPEPTLTDMTAAALARLKSDPDGFYLMVEGGRIDHAHHAGQAGFALEEAVELARAVQYALDHTDPAETLIMVTADHSHVFTISGYPKRGNDILGLVVPPQGSGEDGGDGASPLIAADGKPYTTLGYANGPGGIYADEDGDGEHLRPVPQTGLSARQQALVPLPAETHGGEDVALFATGPGAARARGVIEQNLIYSIIRKALGWGE; from the coding sequence ATGACCCGCACCATCCTCGCCGCCCTGCTGCTCTCGACCGCAGCCGTCCCTGCTCTGGCCGAAGATGCGCCCAAGGAGCCGCGCGCCAAGAACGTCATCCTGTTCATCGGCGATGGCATGGGCATTGCCACCATCACGGCCGCGCGCATCTATGACGGGCAGAAGCGCGGGGAGACCGGGGAGGAAAACAGCCTCAGCTTCGAACGCTTCCCCAATGTGGCGCTGGTCAAGACCTACAACACCAATGCGCAGGTGCCTGATTCGGCGGGTACGGCCACCGCGATGCATTCGGGCGTGAAGACCCGCATCGGCGTGCTCGGGATCGGGCCTGAAGCCGAAAAGGGCGTGTGCCGTGACGCTCTGGCGCATCCGCTCCCGTTGTTGGGCGAGGAGGCGAAGGCGCGCGGCCTTGCCTTGGGGATCGTCACCACCACCCGCCTGACCCACGCCACCCCGGCCAGCGTCTATTCCCGCAGCGCCGACCGCGACTGGGAGGCCGACAGCACCATCCCCGAAGGCCAGCGCCCCGAGGGCTGCAAGGACATCGCGCTCCAACTCGCCGAGGCGCAGTTCGATGTGGCTATGGGCGGGGGCACGGCGATGTTCTACGGCAAGGACAAGGGCGGACGCCGCCTCGATCCGGCGGCTGATCTCCCCGGGGCCTGGGCGGCAAGGACGGGCGGCGTTGTTGTGCGCGATGCTGCCAGCCTCGCCGCCGCACCGACGGACAAGCCGCTGCTCGGGCTGTTCAACCCCAGCCACATGACCTTCATGGCCGAGCGCAAACCCGATTCGCCCGAGCCGACCCTCACCGACATGACCGCCGCCGCCCTTGCCCGGCTCAAGTCCGATCCCGACGGCTTCTACCTGATGGTCGAAGGCGGGCGGATCGACCACGCGCACCACGCCGGGCAAGCCGGTTTCGCGCTGGAGGAGGCGGTCGAGCTGGCGCGGGCGGTGCAATATGCGCTCGATCACACCGACCCTGCCGAGACCCTCATCATGGTCACCGCCGATCACAGCCATGTCTTCACGATCTCGGGCTATCCCAAGCGCGGGAACGACATCCTCGGACTGGTGGTGCCGCCGCAAGGCAGCGGCGAGGACGGGGGCGACGGCGCCTCGCCGCTGATCGCAGCGGACGGCAAGCCCTACACGACACTTGGCTATGCCAATGGGCCCGGCGGGATCTATGCCGATGAGGACGGTGACGGCGAGCATCTGCGCCCTGTTCCCCAGACCGGCCTGTCCGCGCGCCAGCAGGCGCTCGTGCCGCTCCCGGCGGAAACCCACGGCGGCGAGGATGTCGCCCTGTTCGCCACCGGCCCCGGCGCTGCGCGCGCGCGGGGGGTGATCGAGCAGAACCTGATCTACAGCATCATCCGCAAGGCGCTGGGCTGGGGGGAGTAG
- a CDS encoding LolA family protein has translation MTKPVLTFRTLAFGLGAGALALGLIPGERAPLAPPAMAQSASKSAADLDKVVGALRAISTMKADFTQTDRQGQTLRGTMTLKRPGKIRFDYGKDADFLVVSNGKSLYVIDYEVSQVERWPIGNSPLGALFDPDKDVKRYGKMVPTGNPDVLSVEVRDPKKPEFGMITLIFVKNAAAPGGLQLTHWVALDAQNNRTRVNLSNQRYGVAVADSAFTFKDPRRTARRPG, from the coding sequence ATGACGAAACCTGTTCTCACCTTTCGCACGCTCGCGTTCGGCCTTGGGGCCGGAGCGCTGGCTCTTGGCCTCATTCCCGGTGAGCGCGCCCCGCTGGCGCCCCCGGCGATGGCGCAATCCGCCTCGAAAAGCGCCGCCGATCTCGACAAGGTGGTCGGCGCGCTGCGGGCGATTTCGACCATGAAGGCCGACTTCACCCAGACCGACCGCCAAGGCCAGACCCTGCGCGGCACGATGACGCTGAAGCGCCCCGGCAAGATCCGCTTCGACTATGGCAAGGATGCCGACTTCCTCGTCGTCTCGAACGGCAAGTCGCTCTATGTGATCGACTACGAAGTCAGCCAGGTTGAACGCTGGCCGATCGGCAATTCGCCGCTGGGCGCGCTGTTCGATCCCGACAAGGACGTGAAGCGTTACGGCAAGATGGTGCCGACCGGGAACCCCGACGTGCTGAGCGTCGAAGTGCGCGATCCCAAGAAGCCCGAATTCGGGATGATCACGCTGATCTTCGTCAAGAACGCCGCGGCACCGGGCGGCTTGCAGCTGACCCACTGGGTCGCGCTCGATGCCCAGAACAACCGCACGCGGGTGAACCTGTCGAACCAGCGCTATGGCGTGGCGGTGGCCGATTCTGCCTTCACTTTCAAGGATCCGCGCCGCACGGCTCGTCGTCCGGGATAA
- the rpmG gene encoding 50S ribosomal protein L33 yields the protein MAKPTTVKIRLVSTEGTGFFYVTKKNPRNITEKMSFRKYDPVARKHVEFKEAKIK from the coding sequence ATGGCGAAGCCCACCACCGTCAAGATCCGCCTCGTCTCCACCGAGGGCACCGGCTTCTTCTACGTGACCAAGAAGAACCCGCGCAACATCACCGAGAAGATGAGCTTCCGCAAGTATGACCCGGTGGCGCGCAAGCACGTCGAGTTCAAGGAAGCCAAGATCAAGTAA
- the arfB gene encoding alternative ribosome rescue aminoacyl-tRNA hydrolase ArfB, with protein sequence MDDGAEPLTARALRLASESFLAGSGPGGQNANKVATEVELRVNIYALRLPVPVFARLRALAGGRIAGNGDLIITSKAHRTQEANRQDAREKLAALIAQAEVEPKRRAKTRLNRVGKTERLKVKKVRGAVKANRGKPKASDW encoded by the coding sequence ATGGATGACGGCGCAGAGCCTCTGACCGCCCGCGCCTTGCGACTCGCCAGCGAGAGCTTTCTCGCAGGTTCCGGCCCCGGCGGGCAGAACGCCAACAAGGTCGCCACGGAAGTGGAGCTGCGCGTCAATATCTATGCGCTGCGCCTGCCGGTTCCGGTGTTCGCGCGGCTTCGTGCGCTGGCGGGGGGACGAATCGCGGGCAACGGCGATCTCATCATCACCTCCAAGGCGCACCGGACGCAGGAGGCCAACCGCCAGGACGCGCGCGAAAAGCTCGCCGCGCTGATCGCGCAGGCCGAAGTCGAACCCAAGCGCCGCGCCAAGACCCGCCTCAACCGCGTTGGCAAGACCGAGCGACTGAAGGTCAAGAAAGTGCGCGGCGCGGTCAAGGCCAATCGCGGGAAGCCCAAAGCCTCGGATTGGTAG
- a CDS encoding RluA family pseudouridine synthase, with product MADITILYEDGEALVIDKPSGMAVDRPRKGGICLEDHLDRLKLGFQRAPVAVHRLDTDTSGCLLLARNPKALARFNRAFEERLVGKTYLAILAGRPPGTGGTIELALSKISSAEKGWRMIPAKKGKPAVSHWELVEELGPHSLIRFRPETGRTHQLRVHALKGLGAPLLGDPVYGAGHAGAAKRTMLHAESLTVERPGKTAIEARAPLPRDFLAFGVSDG from the coding sequence ATGGCTGACATCACAATCCTCTATGAAGACGGCGAAGCACTGGTGATCGACAAGCCCTCGGGCATGGCGGTCGACCGGCCGAGGAAGGGCGGGATCTGCCTTGAAGATCACCTTGATCGGCTGAAACTGGGCTTCCAGCGCGCCCCGGTGGCGGTGCACCGGCTGGATACCGACACCAGCGGCTGCCTGCTGCTCGCGCGCAATCCCAAGGCGCTGGCCCGCTTCAATCGGGCGTTCGAGGAACGGCTGGTGGGCAAGACCTATCTCGCCATTCTCGCAGGTCGTCCGCCGGGCACCGGGGGCACGATCGAGCTCGCGCTGTCGAAAATCAGCTCGGCCGAGAAGGGCTGGCGGATGATCCCGGCGAAGAAGGGCAAGCCCGCCGTCTCGCACTGGGAACTGGTCGAGGAACTGGGGCCGCACAGCCTCATCCGCTTCCGCCCCGAAACCGGCCGCACGCACCAGCTGCGGGTTCATGCGCTCAAAGGTCTGGGCGCGCCCCTGCTGGGTGATCCGGTCTATGGCGCGGGCCATGCGGGCGCAGCCAAGCGCACCATGCTCCACGCCGAAAGCCTGACGGTCGAGCGCCCCGGCAAAACCGCGATCGAAGCGCGCGCACCCCTGCCACGCGATTTCCTCGCCTTCGGGGTGAGCGATGGATGA
- the pabB gene encoding aminodeoxychorismate synthase component I, with the protein MGSPTPFVLLDDARAGDGAADALLYEAPRRLFVAHRPDEVEGVLAAAEAARLTEGGSLAGYIAYEAGLALEPRLAAQAAGRSGAAGPLVWLGLFDAPQRIAADNLPAWLESRAEGPGTIGPMEPQLSPGGYDAAFAAMQEAIRAGDIYQANLTYPLAGSFRGDPVGLYAALRAAGAASYGGLIFDGSHWLLSFSPELFVALDGANAKVKPMKGTRPRMADPAADTAMAEDLATSVKDRAENLMIVDLMRNDLSRVAEPGSVHVDAPFAVESYPTVHQMVSTVRARLSPGKGAMDLVRALFPCGSITGAPKIRAMELLTTAERDARGPYCGAIGRIDADGHAAFNVAIRTLRLTPIENGQGTAVLGIGSAIVADSDGHAERRECEVKAGFLRRAAPGLTAPQCDLIETMRFDPESGIALLEDHLARMKASAAALGFAFDRHALRNQIQALCFELDAPAKVRLLVARSGASALETAPLPAPLSEPVKVAAFPHPLDPSDWRLAHKTSDRGFYEDALAAARSLGADEALLVRADGRVTEGSWTSVFAEGPDSALITPPTALGLLPGVLRGSLIAEGRAREGELTLDDLAGGFLIGNALRGLMRAVLV; encoded by the coding sequence ATGGGTTCGCCAACGCCGTTTGTCCTGCTCGATGATGCCCGCGCCGGGGACGGGGCAGCTGACGCGCTGCTCTACGAAGCCCCGCGCAGGCTGTTCGTCGCGCATCGCCCCGACGAGGTCGAGGGCGTGCTGGCAGCGGCCGAGGCAGCGCGGCTGACCGAGGGCGGGTCGCTGGCGGGCTACATCGCCTATGAGGCGGGCCTCGCGCTCGAACCGCGGCTCGCGGCGCAGGCGGCCGGGCGGAGCGGGGCGGCGGGGCCGCTGGTGTGGCTCGGCCTGTTCGATGCCCCGCAGCGGATTGCCGCCGATAATCTCCCCGCATGGCTGGAGAGCCGCGCCGAGGGGCCGGGCACGATCGGCCCGATGGAGCCGCAGCTCTCCCCCGGCGGCTATGACGCAGCCTTCGCCGCGATGCAGGAGGCGATCCGCGCGGGCGACATCTATCAGGCGAACCTCACCTATCCGCTGGCAGGCAGCTTCCGCGGCGATCCGGTCGGGCTCTATGCCGCCCTGCGCGCAGCCGGGGCCGCAAGCTATGGCGGGCTGATCTTCGATGGATCGCACTGGCTCCTGAGCTTCTCGCCGGAGCTGTTCGTGGCGCTCGACGGGGCAAACGCCAAGGTCAAGCCGATGAAGGGCACCCGCCCCCGGATGGCCGATCCCGCCGCCGACACAGCGATGGCGGAAGACCTCGCTACCTCGGTGAAAGACCGGGCCGAAAACCTGATGATCGTCGACCTGATGCGCAATGACCTGTCGCGCGTGGCCGAACCCGGCAGCGTCCATGTCGATGCGCCTTTCGCGGTCGAAAGCTATCCGACGGTGCACCAGATGGTCAGCACGGTGCGCGCGCGGCTCAGCCCCGGCAAGGGGGCGATGGATCTGGTGCGGGCGCTGTTCCCCTGCGGCTCGATCACCGGCGCGCCCAAAATCCGGGCGATGGAATTGCTCACCACCGCCGAGCGCGATGCCCGCGGCCCCTATTGCGGCGCGATCGGGCGGATCGATGCAGATGGTCATGCCGCCTTCAATGTCGCGATCCGCACGCTCCGCCTCACCCCCATCGAGAACGGGCAGGGGACGGCGGTGCTCGGGATCGGCTCGGCGATTGTGGCGGATAGCGACGGACACGCGGAACGGCGCGAGTGCGAGGTCAAGGCCGGCTTCCTGCGCCGCGCCGCGCCGGGGCTGACCGCGCCGCAATGCGATCTGATTGAGACGATGCGCTTCGATCCCGAAAGCGGCATTGCGCTGCTGGAAGACCACCTCGCGCGGATGAAGGCGAGCGCGGCGGCGCTGGGCTTTGCCTTTGATCGCCACGCCTTGCGCAATCAGATCCAGGCGCTGTGCTTCGAACTCGACGCCCCGGCCAAGGTGCGCCTGCTGGTCGCGCGAAGCGGAGCGAGCGCGCTCGAAACCGCGCCCTTGCCCGCGCCGCTCTCAGAGCCGGTCAAGGTCGCTGCCTTTCCGCACCCGCTCGATCCCAGCGACTGGCGGCTGGCGCACAAGACCTCCGATCGGGGGTTCTACGAGGATGCGCTGGCCGCCGCGCGCAGCCTTGGCGCGGATGAGGCGCTGCTGGTGCGGGCCGATGGCCGCGTCACCGAGGGCAGCTGGACCAGCGTGTTTGCAGAAGGGCCGGACAGCGCTCTGATCACGCCCCCCACAGCGCTCGGCCTGCTGCCTGGCGTGCTGCGCGGGAGCCTGATCGCTGAAGGACGCGCGCGCGAAGGGGAATTGACTTTGGACGACCTGGCGGGCGGCTTCCTCATTGGCAATGCCCTGCGCGGACTGATGCGGGCGGTGCTGGTTTAG
- a CDS encoding helicase HerA-like domain-containing protein — protein MTDTARDIYLGLGADGSRQTLLLGRSNRHGLIAGATGTGKTVTLQGIAESFSAAGVPVFVADVKGDLSGIAMPGSPTFKHADKLESRAKEVGVTDYAYSDNPVIFWDLYGEQGHPIRTTVSEMGPLLLARLLDLNETQEGVLQIIFRHADENGLLLLDFADLAALLAWANENAAELSGKYGNVTKPSVGSIQRQLLSFEAQGADHFFGEPALEIDDFLKVDEQGRGYVNVLAADKLMQSPKLYATFLLWLLAELFESLPEVGDPEKPKLVFFFDEAHLLFTDAPKALMDTIEQVVRLIRSKGVGVFFITQNPIDIPEKVAGQLGNRVQHALRAFTPRDQRAIKAAAETFRVNPKLDVETVITELKVGEALVSTLDDDGAPTVVERTLIVPPRSRLGPVTPKERAIIQSISPLEGKYDTRVDRESAAEVLAAKAADAAAVAEQVEAEGEEAVRSQARKSPSLWEKAIGRGAKVALGGAAAVAASKITGKKSRANPVASGVTSAVGSIATDLAGPIVGRFVRGLLGGLMR, from the coding sequence ATGACCGATACCGCGCGCGACATCTATCTCGGCCTTGGCGCGGATGGATCGCGGCAGACGCTGCTGCTCGGCCGTTCGAACCGCCACGGGTTGATCGCGGGCGCGACCGGGACGGGGAAAACCGTGACATTGCAGGGCATTGCGGAAAGTTTCTCGGCCGCCGGGGTGCCGGTGTTCGTGGCCGACGTGAAGGGCGACCTGTCGGGCATCGCCATGCCGGGCTCGCCCACCTTCAAGCACGCCGACAAGCTGGAATCCCGCGCCAAGGAAGTCGGCGTCACCGACTATGCCTATTCCGACAACCCGGTGATTTTCTGGGACCTGTATGGCGAACAGGGCCACCCGATCCGCACCACGGTATCGGAAATGGGCCCGCTGCTGCTGGCGCGGCTGCTCGATCTCAACGAGACGCAGGAAGGCGTGCTGCAGATCATCTTCCGCCATGCCGACGAGAACGGGCTGCTGCTGCTCGACTTTGCCGATCTCGCCGCGCTGCTGGCCTGGGCGAACGAGAATGCGGCTGAATTGTCAGGCAAATATGGCAATGTCACCAAGCCTTCGGTCGGCTCGATCCAGCGCCAATTGCTCTCGTTCGAGGCGCAGGGGGCGGATCATTTCTTTGGCGAGCCCGCGCTGGAGATCGACGATTTCCTGAAAGTGGACGAACAGGGGCGGGGCTATGTCAACGTGCTGGCCGCCGACAAGCTGATGCAGAGCCCCAAGCTCTATGCCACCTTCCTGTTGTGGCTGCTGGCGGAACTGTTTGAATCGCTTCCCGAAGTCGGCGATCCGGAAAAGCCCAAGCTGGTGTTCTTCTTCGACGAGGCGCACCTCCTGTTCACCGATGCCCCCAAGGCGCTGATGGACACCATCGAGCAGGTGGTGCGGCTGATCCGGTCGAAGGGCGTCGGCGTGTTCTTCATCACTCAGAACCCGATTGATATTCCTGAGAAAGTTGCAGGCCAGCTGGGCAACCGGGTGCAGCACGCGCTGCGCGCCTTCACCCCGCGTGACCAGCGCGCGATCAAGGCCGCGGCGGAGACCTTCCGGGTCAATCCCAAGCTCGATGTCGAGACGGTCATCACCGAATTGAAGGTGGGCGAGGCGCTGGTTTCGACCCTTGATGATGACGGCGCGCCCACCGTGGTGGAGCGCACGCTGATCGTACCGCCGCGTTCGCGCCTCGGGCCGGTGACGCCGAAAGAACGGGCCATTATTCAGTCGATTAGCCCGCTCGAAGGCAAGTACGACACCCGCGTCGACCGCGAAAGCGCGGCCGAGGTGCTCGCCGCCAAGGCCGCCGATGCCGCCGCTGTTGCCGAGCAGGTCGAGGCCGAGGGCGAGGAGGCGGTGCGCTCTCAGGCGCGCAAGAGCCCGAGCCTGTGGGAGAAGGCGATCGGCCGGGGAGCGAAGGTCGCGCTGGGCGGTGCGGCGGCGGTCGCGGCGAGCAAGATCACCGGCAAGAAAAGCCGCGCCAATCCGGTCGCCTCGGGCGTGACGTCGGCGGTGGGATCGATCGCGACCGATCTGGCCGGGCCGATCGTAGGCCGCTTTGTCAGAGGCCTGCTGGGCGGGCTGATGCGCTGA
- a CDS encoding cupin: protein MSAPRLDERFIHLGLGARAVEQPPFTGMEWYAGYGARHAGDGAEGRLVSQYTFTEDWSAWEMHPSGDEVVICTHGAMVLVQESADGRVTRTPLAAGEYAINQAGQWHTADVAEAATAIFITAGEGTQHRPR, encoded by the coding sequence ATGAGCGCACCCCGGCTGGATGAGCGCTTCATCCACCTCGGTCTCGGCGCAAGGGCGGTCGAACAGCCGCCCTTCACCGGGATGGAATGGTATGCAGGCTACGGCGCGCGCCATGCCGGTGACGGGGCCGAAGGGCGGCTGGTGTCGCAATACACCTTCACCGAGGATTGGAGCGCCTGGGAAATGCACCCATCGGGCGACGAGGTGGTGATCTGCACCCACGGCGCAATGGTGCTGGTGCAGGAGAGTGCCGATGGCCGCGTGACGCGCACCCCGCTTGCTGCGGGCGAATATGCGATCAATCAGGCCGGCCAATGGCACACAGCCGATGTGGCCGAAGCCGCGACCGCAATCTTCATTACGGCCGGAGAAGGGACGCAGCATCGCCCGCGCTGA
- a CDS encoding VOC family protein, with amino-acid sequence MIGYVTLGTNDLPRAAAFYDAIAAHFGLGRMMDFETFIAWGEFGGAPGIAATVPFDGQPATVGNGVMVALEVKSPEQVHAVYDTAIAHGGSCEGAPGPRGDDGFYAGYFRDPDGNKLNAFCMVPKE; translated from the coding sequence ATGATCGGCTACGTCACCCTCGGCACCAATGATCTGCCCCGCGCAGCGGCTTTCTATGATGCGATTGCCGCGCATTTCGGGCTCGGGCGGATGATGGACTTCGAAACCTTCATCGCATGGGGTGAATTCGGCGGCGCGCCGGGGATCGCGGCGACGGTGCCGTTCGATGGCCAGCCCGCCACGGTCGGCAACGGGGTGATGGTCGCGCTCGAAGTCAAATCGCCCGAACAGGTGCACGCGGTCTATGACACCGCCATCGCCCACGGCGGATCGTGCGAAGGCGCGCCCGGCCCGCGCGGGGATGACGGGTTCTATGCGGGCTATTTCCGCGATCCCGATGGCAACAAGTTGAACGCCTTCTGCATGGTTCCGAAAGAATGA
- a CDS encoding aminopeptidase P family protein, with the protein MLMQTHEARLNALREELKRRGLDGFIVPISDEHMSEYVGDYAQRLGWLTGFGGSAGFAAVTLTHAAIFVDGRYTVQVREQVDGNLFEYRSVPKDTLADWLAEVCENGARIAYDPWLHTWAWVEALEKRVEPKGITMVPASGNPIDAVWADRPAPSPAIARPHDETHAGRSSADKRAAVADWLAKEGHDAVVIPALDSVAWLLNIRGSDVPHTPVALSYVIAHKDGSAELFIAPEKVTPELTRHLGNAVTIRDRAAFEGALGADFAGKTVALDPDFAVVGIAQALRAGGASFAFKQDPTILAKAIKNPAEQAGQRDAQARDGAAVSRFLRWLEIEGPKGGVDELSAAARLQAFRAEDPGLSDLSFDTISAAAGHAALPHYKVDADSNIPIPPSSIYLVDSGGQYPGGTTDITRTVWVGPGEPTQEMRDRNTRVLKGHIQLARAVFPQGTAGGQLDVLARQYLWEAGVDYAHGTGHGVGSVLAVHEGPQRIAKPSGGQAGTGQELFAGMILSNEPGYYKPGAFGIRIENLVLVEERAIEGMEGRYLGFETLTFVPLDRKLIDKALLTAEEVAWVDDYHAKVREILSPRLSGDDLAWVERETAPL; encoded by the coding sequence ATGCTGATGCAGACCCATGAAGCCCGCCTCAATGCCCTGCGCGAAGAGCTGAAGCGCCGCGGCCTCGACGGCTTCATCGTCCCCATCTCCGACGAGCACATGAGCGAATATGTCGGCGATTATGCCCAGCGGCTGGGCTGGCTGACGGGCTTCGGCGGATCGGCGGGGTTCGCCGCTGTCACCCTCACCCACGCGGCGATCTTCGTTGACGGGCGCTATACCGTGCAGGTGCGCGAGCAGGTCGACGGGAACCTGTTCGAATATCGCTCCGTCCCCAAGGATACGCTGGCTGACTGGCTGGCCGAAGTGTGCGAGAACGGAGCGCGGATCGCCTATGATCCCTGGCTCCACACCTGGGCCTGGGTCGAGGCGCTGGAGAAGCGTGTCGAGCCCAAGGGCATCACCATGGTGCCCGCCAGCGGCAACCCGATCGATGCCGTGTGGGCCGATCGCCCTGCGCCCTCCCCCGCTATCGCCCGCCCGCATGACGAGACGCACGCGGGTCGCTCCTCGGCGGACAAGCGCGCTGCGGTGGCCGACTGGCTGGCCAAGGAAGGCCACGATGCGGTGGTGATCCCGGCGCTCGATTCGGTCGCATGGCTGCTCAACATCCGCGGGAGCGACGTGCCGCACACCCCGGTCGCGCTCAGCTATGTGATCGCGCACAAGGATGGCAGCGCCGAGCTGTTCATCGCGCCCGAAAAGGTCACGCCCGAACTCACCCGGCATCTGGGCAATGCAGTGACGATCCGTGACCGTGCCGCCTTCGAAGGCGCGCTTGGCGCAGACTTTGCCGGCAAGACCGTCGCGCTCGATCCGGACTTTGCCGTGGTCGGCATCGCGCAAGCCCTGCGCGCAGGCGGCGCGAGCTTCGCCTTCAAGCAGGATCCGACGATCCTTGCCAAGGCGATCAAGAACCCCGCCGAACAGGCCGGCCAGCGCGATGCGCAGGCGCGCGACGGCGCGGCGGTGAGCCGCTTCCTGCGCTGGCTGGAGATCGAAGGGCCGAAGGGGGGCGTGGACGAACTTTCCGCCGCCGCCCGGTTGCAGGCGTTCCGTGCGGAAGACCCGGGCCTCAGCGATCTGAGCTTCGACACCATCTCGGCCGCCGCGGGCCATGCCGCCCTGCCGCATTACAAGGTGGACGCGGACAGCAATATCCCGATCCCGCCGTCCTCGATCTATCTCGTTGATTCAGGTGGGCAATATCCCGGCGGCACAACCGACATCACCCGCACCGTATGGGTCGGCCCCGGCGAGCCGACGCAGGAAATGCGCGATCGCAACACGCGCGTGCTGAAGGGCCACATCCAGCTCGCCCGCGCGGTGTTTCCGCAAGGCACGGCAGGCGGCCAGCTCGATGTGCTGGCGCGGCAATATCTGTGGGAGGCAGGGGTCGATTACGCCCACGGCACGGGCCACGGGGTCGGCAGCGTACTCGCCGTGCACGAAGGCCCGCAGCGCATCGCCAAGCCCTCGGGCGGGCAGGCGGGCACCGGGCAGGAGCTGTTCGCGGGCATGATCCTTTCGAACGAGCCGGGCTATTACAAGCCGGGCGCCTTCGGCATCCGCATCGAGAACCTCGTGCTGGTCGAAGAGCGGGCCATCGAAGGGATGGAAGGCAGGTATCTCGGCTTCGAGACGCTGACCTTCGTGCCGCTGGATCGCAAGCTGATCGACAAGGCGTTGCTGACGGCGGAGGAAGTGGCGTGGGTCGATGACTACCATGCCAAGGTGCGCGAAATCCTGTCGCCGCGCCTGTCGGGCGATGATCTGGCGTGGGTGGAGCGGGAAACCGCGCCGCTCTAA